The Stygiolobus azoricus genome window below encodes:
- a CDS encoding helix-turn-helix domain-containing protein, with protein sequence MDYLIETLAKRIAGDISWSESPGASMRKWREAFNISQGELARYMGISQSVIADYERGRRKPGIDFLRKFVRGLIDIDAERGYRVINELIKGYTLMLPFIDDMGDFQSPVNVDDIAKALDGVIPNSSIPETKVYGWVITDSIRAIMSLKGLEFYQLLNFMLGRVVVFTNVSSGRSPLIALKIAPIKPSIIVLHRPVKLDPLALLLAEKDGITLIISILKDPKEIRERLRSI encoded by the coding sequence ATGGATTATCTAATTGAAACACTTGCAAAAAGAATCGCCGGAGATATAAGCTGGAGTGAATCCCCCGGTGCATCCATGAGGAAGTGGAGGGAGGCCTTTAACATCTCTCAAGGGGAACTAGCCAGATACATGGGGATATCCCAATCAGTTATAGCCGATTATGAAAGAGGAAGAAGGAAGCCTGGTATAGACTTTTTAAGGAAATTTGTTAGGGGGCTCATAGATATAGATGCTGAAAGGGGGTATAGAGTAATTAACGAATTGATCAAAGGTTACACACTTATGTTACCCTTTATAGACGACATGGGCGATTTCCAATCACCGGTTAATGTAGATGATATAGCCAAAGCCTTAGATGGTGTAATACCAAATTCATCAATTCCAGAAACAAAGGTTTACGGCTGGGTTATTACCGATAGTATAAGGGCTATAATGAGCCTTAAAGGTCTCGAGTTTTATCAACTCCTAAATTTCATGCTGGGCAGAGTGGTAGTGTTCACCAACGTGAGTTCAGGGAGGTCACCCCTTATAGCCCTAAAGATCGCCCCTATAAAACCCTCAATTATTGTATTACATAGGCCAGTGAAATTAGATCCCTTAGCTCTTCTCTTAGCTGAGAAAGATGGTATAACTCTAATAATATCTATATTAAAAGATCCTAAAGAAATAAGGGAGAGGTTAAGAAGTATATAA
- a CDS encoding threonyl-tRNA synthetase editing domain-containing protein, with protein sequence MILLLIHASKFSFSVKEKAVKEPEEPSLTSLQKDNTLVVFTTVEKGDDDKTVEKAVNEVVRVLNDVKASSVVIYPYAHLSDNLEKPKLAVQVLKDFEEKLSKAVSVEVYRTPFGWYKQFMIDCYGHPLSELSKRIRADEINYQKSEELKICEKFGFPNSPHASFMRRAVIEYIKHQVKPDSIIEGEGEPENGEMVISYSTPSGRRLPCVNEEPLIKVKVKRDLDGIPESFSDSKNTYVIKTKTDKGYAINVNILTYYYLLNASRDNPPTLPLWLSPIQVRIIPVKKDFIEDSIKIATQMKVRVDVDDSDEGLGTKIARAGKEWIPYLVLLGEREVKTGSLTVKVRKGNEQRSYSLEELQKEIISQDQLLLPSFLPLTLSKRNKRYITLQ encoded by the coding sequence ATGATCCTTTTGTTAATCCACGCATCTAAGTTCTCGTTTTCCGTTAAAGAAAAAGCCGTAAAGGAACCCGAAGAACCTAGCTTAACATCTTTACAAAAGGATAACACTTTAGTAGTCTTTACAACAGTAGAAAAAGGGGATGATGATAAGACCGTAGAAAAGGCTGTTAACGAAGTTGTTAGAGTGTTAAATGACGTTAAGGCTAGCTCTGTAGTCATATATCCTTATGCTCACCTTTCCGATAACTTGGAGAAACCCAAATTAGCCGTCCAGGTCCTGAAGGACTTTGAAGAGAAGTTGTCGAAAGCAGTAAGCGTTGAAGTTTATAGAACTCCTTTCGGCTGGTATAAGCAATTTATGATAGACTGTTACGGTCACCCCTTAAGCGAACTTTCGAAGAGGATAAGGGCTGATGAGATCAATTATCAGAAGAGTGAGGAACTTAAAATTTGCGAGAAGTTCGGCTTCCCTAATTCTCCTCATGCATCTTTCATGAGAAGGGCTGTGATAGAATACATAAAACATCAAGTTAAACCTGATTCCATAATAGAAGGTGAGGGAGAACCGGAAAATGGAGAAATGGTTATATCTTATAGCACTCCCTCGGGGAGAAGGTTACCTTGTGTAAATGAAGAACCCTTAATTAAGGTGAAAGTGAAAAGGGATTTAGATGGTATCCCCGAGTCCTTCTCCGATTCTAAAAACACCTACGTTATAAAGACTAAGACGGACAAGGGTTACGCAATAAACGTGAACATTCTCACTTACTATTATCTGTTAAATGCCTCCAGAGATAATCCTCCTACTTTACCTCTTTGGCTTTCCCCTATTCAGGTTAGGATAATTCCCGTAAAGAAGGATTTCATAGAAGATTCAATAAAAATAGCTACACAGATGAAGGTAAGAGTTGATGTAGATGACTCTGACGAAGGTCTGGGTACTAAAATAGCGAGGGCAGGTAAAGAGTGGATCCCCTACTTAGTCCTTCTCGGAGAAAGAGAAGTCAAGACAGGTTCCCTAACGGTTAAGGTGAGAAAAGGGAATGAACAGAGAAGCTATTCCTTGGAGGAACTACAAAAGGAGATTATATCACAAGACCAACTACTTCTACCCTCTTTCCTACCCCTTACTTTAAGTAAAAGGAACAAAAGGTACATTACTCTACAGTAA
- the slaA gene encoding S-layer protein SlaA: MNRLLGLILSTLFIASIVIEASPLLTTIIPQAAGGLPSAGQIGAIYITNVNGLQIQSIAFVVNVSNVNLTKINSNEYNAITDLILAVSNNIQMYFEEQNAVTGQVYISPQLVTLPQNLTLPGTTYTYYVYYDAASKIVFFLVGVGYNGSVSKPEQIPINYLQSVLPDVSQAYESDIFYYDASINNVTTLSSANVNYIVTNPYSTLYYPTTGKAVNQSVGTSAYTILQDLSSLTTLQNLAKNQSAEFIAYATLQATTIGGVTLGSSYSNHVIIFGPLVFSTSPSQTGFINPTQANDYLGSALASVATTKPVIWGRALINFTLVDGLLGAGKPGQFTFQLNYSSPGPVTLSFASMAFIASIDNYPSTFKFNAYKFSNGYLEFFGVITSTNTTTLNGMVIPPSGVLYYNGKILYYLYLLTLTPVPKNGTVNETVHNLHFYLPNIGNVTAVAFINGKPYPTNFTLPVYAYYIPSGATLTGTFNGKTYTVNLVEPTQPTLSYYSGTIQLTATGYEGLWVSGVNSPIYQSALLSTPPSSLAIQGSSQISAVGHFTSTAASVTTTLLTNATLTYANVPAEDYSFNGLIITPAYPIINGTSAMGYMISVFYQGFTNGEYPLYINGTQETFTVNMYNSYLNLAGTIQLPYFALLLQAPNVPAVATGQSPITLEFQAVPQLAYITLVDFGLWTNETSVIVTAYNTQNGTVSANHGYFYAIIIPPRISVTQKPPSTYFICSNSVPLTIYDPDAILDPGYVEGSFTVAIPTGGLNFSNRVVPGAVIFNSSTVYNVSGEFGKYSTVTSTGVSYLPYSQVAPFDPTTVNASVNGNVIPIYSIPNSKPDAEALYYLQYYGSNNPLVNYYFLQSETVNSGYGDYAVPIYGIAGLNVTSIIGGKVMMNNVLPGNMATVGYMDLLPQAAPAGTPYPGAAEPNFTINLYVRYQVDGYVFPSASGSVTVNGTYVGQGPGIYLIVPNASFIGSGFKFVYETTDYAVYHDFQYSGAYKVIATMQVPPVNLTFYFKGNIIPLYATSATLVLYEPYYGSILPTYLALGAINTTNGILVSAQWNSQNYELVNVYATQQLLGEMLSINVTYPNGNVVRIIPSFSNLTTLFVSLIGQEQMYCNGTFYFQISVPGLLSILHTTVTALNGSNLSISYHDYITGQTKVATAKILAQQGIMPIVQEPGLVEFFFTAYPFYPVPTFAPPWFIAEKVYTQPFLSFSDKQYAASAVSSELSLVLTNITIVTNNTVGPKYEAMIYYNATSGQTVVVNVYGKPTTVSGDVMPTIPETAPNSTIFNGTLPFIIVPNSTAVTVKTASNTTVYTNGSLAIILGGKQYVLGPAGYFLLPSVPYRNISVGFNAIIYYTVSDPVESYSGMTYMTALNFTPIRLAPFNYPSGIIPGANKFTYYYNGSLTITPTDQVIKIWVTSVLPYPLEFYIEALVYPASDFNATTGKIINPTEIVYYSYSQVVAKPYLYYLATSQGVKSLLVYVQLNGISSLPAGKYVIILFAVPYAGGPTISEYPVSLYFTNVNITT, encoded by the coding sequence ATGAATAGACTGTTAGGTCTAATCCTATCTACGTTATTTATAGCTTCAATTGTAATTGAGGCAAGTCCATTATTAACAACTATAATACCACAAGCAGCAGGAGGTTTACCATCTGCTGGGCAGATAGGTGCTATATATATAACTAATGTTAATGGTCTGCAGATACAGTCGATTGCATTTGTAGTAAATGTTTCAAATGTTAACTTGACTAAGATAAACTCTAATGAATACAATGCTATAACTGACTTGATCTTAGCAGTATCTAATAACATACAGATGTATTTTGAAGAACAAAATGCTGTTACTGGCCAAGTATATATTTCTCCGCAGCTAGTAACATTACCTCAAAATCTAACCCTACCAGGCACTACTTACACCTACTATGTTTATTATGATGCAGCATCAAAGATAGTGTTCTTCCTAGTAGGTGTAGGGTATAATGGCTCTGTAAGTAAGCCTGAGCAAATACCCATAAACTACTTACAGAGTGTATTGCCAGATGTTAGTCAAGCATACGAATCTGATATATTCTATTACGATGCTAGTATAAACAACGTAACTACGTTATCTTCAGCTAATGTGAATTACATAGTCACTAACCCATACAGCACTCTATACTATCCAACAACCGGTAAGGCCGTAAATCAATCTGTAGGTACCTCTGCTTATACAATCCTACAAGACTTATCAAGCCTCACTACTCTGCAAAATCTTGCAAAGAATCAGTCAGCAGAGTTTATTGCATATGCTACATTACAAGCTACTACAATAGGTGGAGTTACGTTAGGTTCCTCATATAGTAACCATGTAATAATATTTGGTCCACTCGTATTTTCTACCTCACCATCACAAACTGGATTCATTAATCCAACTCAAGCTAATGATTATCTAGGTTCCGCACTAGCTAGTGTAGCAACAACAAAGCCCGTGATATGGGGTAGAGCTCTAATTAACTTCACTTTAGTTGATGGATTATTAGGCGCCGGTAAACCTGGTCAATTTACATTCCAGTTAAACTACTCATCACCAGGCCCAGTAACATTAAGCTTTGCTAGTATGGCATTTATAGCGTCAATTGATAACTACCCCAGTACTTTCAAGTTTAATGCGTATAAATTCTCCAACGGGTATCTAGAGTTCTTCGGCGTAATAACGTCCACTAACACTACTACATTAAATGGTATGGTAATTCCTCCCTCCGGCGTCTTGTATTATAATGGGAAAATATTATACTACTTATACTTACTAACATTAACACCAGTTCCCAAGAATGGTACTGTAAATGAAACAGTACATAACTTACACTTCTATCTTCCGAATATAGGAAATGTAACAGCAGTAGCATTTATTAACGGTAAACCTTATCCCACTAATTTCACACTACCGGTATATGCATACTACATTCCATCTGGGGCAACTCTAACGGGTACATTTAATGGTAAAACCTATACTGTAAATCTAGTGGAACCTACACAGCCTACTTTAAGCTATTACAGTGGTACAATCCAGTTAACTGCTACAGGTTATGAAGGACTTTGGGTAAGCGGTGTTAATAGTCCCATTTATCAGAGCGCATTATTATCCACTCCACCATCCAGTTTAGCAATACAAGGATCATCCCAGATATCTGCGGTAGGTCACTTCACATCAACTGCGGCATCCGTAACTACAACGCTGCTTACTAACGCCACCTTAACCTACGCTAACGTACCAGCTGAAGACTACAGCTTCAATGGCTTAATAATAACTCCTGCATACCCCATTATAAATGGAACCAGTGCAATGGGATACATGATATCTGTATTCTATCAAGGATTTACCAATGGTGAGTACCCATTATACATCAATGGAACTCAAGAGACCTTCACAGTGAACATGTACAATAGTTATCTAAACTTAGCTGGAACAATTCAGTTACCATATTTTGCCTTATTACTACAAGCTCCTAATGTTCCAGCTGTAGCCACTGGTCAGTCTCCAATAACTCTCGAATTCCAGGCAGTACCCCAGCTTGCATATATCACGTTAGTGGACTTTGGATTATGGACTAATGAAACCAGCGTAATAGTAACAGCATACAATACTCAGAATGGTACAGTATCGGCTAATCACGGATACTTCTACGCTATAATAATACCTCCAAGAATAAGTGTTACTCAAAAACCTCCGTCTACTTATTTCATATGTAGTAACTCCGTCCCACTGACTATATACGATCCTGATGCAATACTAGATCCAGGATATGTTGAAGGAAGCTTCACTGTTGCTATACCTACTGGTGGTCTGAACTTCAGCAATAGGGTTGTTCCTGGCGCAGTGATATTCAATTCTAGCACTGTATACAATGTAAGTGGAGAATTCGGAAAGTATAGTACAGTAACTTCAACTGGTGTATCCTATTTACCATATTCACAAGTAGCTCCATTTGATCCAACAACAGTAAATGCTTCTGTTAATGGTAACGTTATTCCAATATACAGTATTCCGAATTCAAAGCCCGATGCTGAAGCATTATACTATCTACAATACTACGGTAGTAACAATCCGTTAGTAAACTACTACTTCCTACAGTCCGAGACAGTAAACAGTGGATATGGTGATTATGCAGTTCCTATATATGGTATAGCCGGTCTCAATGTAACGTCAATAATTGGTGGAAAGGTAATGATGAATAACGTATTGCCTGGAAACATGGCTACTGTAGGTTACATGGATCTATTACCACAAGCTGCACCTGCTGGAACGCCATACCCAGGAGCTGCTGAACCCAACTTCACGATCAACTTATATGTAAGGTATCAAGTAGACGGATATGTATTCCCTTCAGCAAGTGGTAGTGTGACAGTTAATGGAACTTATGTAGGACAAGGCCCCGGTATATACTTAATAGTGCCTAACGCATCCTTCATAGGCAGCGGCTTTAAGTTTGTATACGAAACCACAGACTATGCAGTATACCACGACTTCCAGTACAGTGGAGCATACAAGGTAATAGCTACAATGCAAGTACCTCCAGTTAACTTAACATTCTACTTCAAGGGTAACATTATACCACTATACGCGACCTCCGCAACTTTGGTATTATATGAACCATATTATGGTTCTATATTACCAACATATCTAGCTCTAGGAGCAATTAATACTACTAATGGTATTCTAGTGAGTGCGCAGTGGAATTCACAGAATTATGAGCTAGTAAACGTTTATGCTACACAGCAACTACTAGGTGAGATGCTATCAATTAACGTAACCTATCCTAACGGAAATGTAGTAAGGATAATTCCATCCTTCAGCAACTTGACAACATTGTTCGTATCCCTAATTGGACAAGAACAAATGTACTGTAACGGTACCTTCTACTTCCAGATAAGCGTTCCAGGTTTATTGAGCATATTGCACACAACGGTCACTGCATTAAACGGTAGCAACTTGTCTATATCTTATCACGACTACATAACTGGCCAAACTAAGGTAGCTACTGCAAAGATCTTAGCTCAACAAGGTATTATGCCAATAGTTCAGGAGCCTGGACTAGTAGAGTTCTTCTTTACTGCATATCCATTCTACCCAGTTCCAACATTTGCTCCACCATGGTTCATAGCTGAGAAGGTGTATACACAGCCGTTCTTGTCATTCTCTGATAAACAATATGCAGCCAGTGCTGTGTCCTCAGAATTGTCCTTAGTGTTAACTAACATAACAATTGTCACCAATAACACTGTAGGACCTAAGTATGAGGCTATGATATACTATAATGCTACAAGTGGACAGACTGTAGTAGTTAACGTATACGGGAAGCCAACTACGGTATCTGGTGACGTGATGCCAACGATACCTGAGACAGCTCCAAATAGTACAATATTCAACGGTACGTTACCATTCATAATAGTACCTAATAGCACTGCAGTAACAGTAAAGACTGCTAGCAACACTACTGTATACACTAACGGAAGCCTTGCGATAATATTAGGTGGTAAACAATATGTACTAGGACCTGCTGGATACTTCCTATTACCTAGCGTGCCATACAGGAACATATCAGTAGGATTCAATGCAATAATATACTACACTGTGTCTGACCCAGTAGAGAGCTATAGCGGAATGACATATATGACTGCCTTGAACTTCACTCCGATAAGACTAGCACCATTCAACTATCCAAGTGGTATTATACCCGGTGCTAACAAGTTCACCTATTACTACAACGGATCATTAACCATAACGCCCACCGACCAAGTAATAAAGATATGGGTAACTAGCGTATTACCATATCCGTTAGAGTTCTACATAGAAGCACTAGTGTACCCAGCTAGTGACTTTAATGCAACTACTGGAAAGATAATTAACCCGACAGAGATAGTCTACTACTCCTACTCACAAGTAGTAGCTAAGCCATATCTATACTATCTGGCTACTTCACAAGGTGTAAAGAGCTTACTAGTGTACGTACAATTAAACGGTATATCTTCATTACCTGCAGGGAAGTACGTGATAATATTATTCGCAGTACCTTATGCTGGCGGACCTACTATCTCTGAATATCCAGTATCGTTGTACTTTACTAACGTAAATATAACTACATGA
- a CDS encoding MBL fold metallo-hydrolase codes for MSNYMIKILGGGKEVGRAAIEIDKGDSAIILDYGVNFDPNDNPNLPLQDTPSKIKGFIVSHSHLDHVGALPLYQISGNYPVYGTRITRLITEIMLKDFLKLSGAKLPFEWVEVKKTMDNFRSVDYYKEFEVDSFKVELGNAGHIPGSAIIKVKTEKQTIAYTGDINLTNTHLVSPADLEFLKDVNVLVMESTYGRFNHPDRKVVEEEFYEATKEVLEEGGTVLVPAFSLSRSQEILSVLADRKIEYPVFYDGMVKEITELMIQNPEFINNYPALKRAYGNFKYVEGWGSRNKAARGEGVIVSSAGMLKGGPAVYYFKKVADNPKNGVFLVSYQAENTPGRRLLETGKFDEYSPMLKARFQLFDFSSHAGKNQLKQIIKAASNLEKVILVHGDPSSSSRLAEEVKRELGIYVEIAENGKEIKL; via the coding sequence ATGAGTAACTATATGATAAAAATACTTGGCGGAGGAAAAGAAGTAGGAAGGGCTGCTATTGAAATCGATAAAGGAGATTCTGCAATTATTTTAGACTACGGCGTTAACTTTGACCCCAACGACAACCCTAACCTACCTTTACAAGACACTCCAAGTAAGATAAAGGGTTTCATAGTCTCTCACTCCCATTTAGACCATGTAGGAGCTTTGCCTTTGTATCAGATTTCTGGAAATTACCCCGTTTATGGCACTAGGATAACCAGGTTGATAACAGAAATTATGTTGAAGGACTTTCTGAAGCTTTCAGGGGCCAAACTTCCCTTTGAGTGGGTAGAAGTAAAGAAGACTATGGATAACTTCAGGAGCGTAGACTACTATAAGGAGTTTGAAGTCGATTCTTTTAAAGTAGAACTCGGAAATGCTGGACACATTCCAGGCAGTGCTATAATTAAGGTTAAGACAGAAAAACAGACCATAGCCTACACGGGAGACATTAACTTGACTAACACTCATTTAGTAAGCCCGGCTGATCTGGAGTTTCTCAAAGACGTTAACGTATTGGTGATGGAGAGTACTTACGGTAGGTTCAATCACCCCGATAGAAAAGTCGTTGAGGAGGAGTTCTACGAAGCTACGAAGGAAGTTCTAGAGGAAGGTGGAACTGTCTTAGTTCCTGCTTTCAGTTTATCGAGAAGTCAAGAGATTCTATCAGTTTTGGCTGACAGAAAGATCGAGTATCCGGTGTTTTACGACGGCATGGTAAAAGAGATTACCGAGTTAATGATCCAGAACCCCGAATTCATAAACAACTACCCAGCGTTGAAGAGGGCTTATGGCAATTTCAAATACGTCGAAGGTTGGGGGAGCAGGAACAAAGCAGCAAGAGGAGAAGGCGTAATAGTTAGCAGCGCGGGGATGCTGAAAGGAGGCCCTGCAGTGTACTACTTTAAGAAGGTCGCAGATAACCCTAAGAACGGGGTGTTCCTAGTTAGCTACCAGGCGGAAAATACTCCGGGTAGAAGACTTCTGGAGACAGGCAAGTTCGATGAGTACTCGCCTATGTTAAAGGCGAGGTTTCAACTATTTGACTTTTCAAGCCACGCCGGGAAGAATCAGTTAAAGCAAATAATTAAGGCAGCAAGTAATTTGGAAAAAGTTATTTTAGTCCATGGCGACCCTTCGAGCTCCTCTAGGTTAGCAGAAGAGGTTAAGAGAGAGTTAGGAATATATGTGGAAATTGCCGAAAACGGTAAGGAGATTAAGCTATGA
- a CDS encoding glutamate synthase-related protein translates to MLIIKDYIPLPKQLDGEFWNIERIEHIRKLALTGKPYKIFPDWGNSLRILDRVRFKIEKSTLRENPSSDTSTEIAGIYMSAPLYLGDMSYGALSGNPNIVIAKAADYTQTLAGTGEGGLHPEVAKYKRIFVQWASARFGVDYDVLSHGAAVVIKIGQGAKPGIGGHLPGSKVTEPISMTRRIPVGIDAISPAPHHDIYSIEDLGQRIEALKEATGKPVFVKVAATNYIPYIVSGVARMGADGVIIDGHGAGTGATPVVIRDNVGIPIELAVAISDRVLREQSMRDKFTIIAAGRVADATDAAKLIALGADVVSIGTGALIAMGCAMVHKCHIGSCPSALTNKIDGTRELDMEFGFKTLTNYIRGFTLELANILENLGLSSLKELKNRRDLLVGKGLSRETLEVLGIEGEEEELPPKLGELWSKRRKVYLHELINKGEPVITSMGSTAPPDVEKPARIVDWLRSDGAQVTRPSIDPYREDIDTSFYLAQGRFYLSLPIIFDVTDAQSEVREALSWAALALSSGVFSLETDIRYSEVSITSDGKGAMTWSQDYKPFTYVCLPSSSEAIEEVMELKGVLGFIFNEDIGNEDLEIVISEVDTKLKEMGVRKKFDLIAKSSRIRDSGDVFKFVALGADSVIMSHKVLDVAIGEGSRSGLKDKAFNLIAGFKKEIALLAGAAGVYSVQSSLTGNRELLRAVNLNSYVLKKLRVKVAGSL, encoded by the coding sequence TTGTTGATCATAAAGGATTATATTCCGTTGCCTAAACAGCTTGACGGAGAATTTTGGAACATAGAAAGGATAGAGCATATTAGGAAACTTGCCCTAACAGGGAAACCGTATAAAATTTTTCCTGACTGGGGTAATTCACTCCGCATTTTAGATAGGGTAAGGTTTAAAATTGAGAAATCTACGCTGAGAGAGAATCCGAGTTCTGACACCTCTACGGAAATAGCAGGAATATACATGTCAGCCCCATTGTATTTGGGAGATATGTCTTATGGAGCGTTAAGCGGTAATCCGAATATAGTAATAGCTAAGGCAGCTGATTATACTCAAACTTTAGCAGGTACTGGTGAAGGTGGACTTCATCCTGAAGTCGCTAAATATAAGAGGATATTCGTACAATGGGCTTCGGCAAGATTCGGAGTAGATTACGACGTTCTATCCCATGGTGCTGCTGTTGTAATAAAAATAGGCCAAGGAGCGAAGCCTGGTATAGGTGGGCACTTGCCTGGTAGTAAAGTTACCGAACCTATATCCATGACCAGAAGGATTCCAGTGGGTATTGACGCAATTTCCCCAGCCCCACATCACGATATATATTCGATAGAAGATTTAGGACAGAGGATTGAAGCCCTTAAGGAAGCCACCGGTAAGCCGGTTTTCGTTAAAGTAGCGGCGACTAACTACATTCCCTATATAGTTTCAGGTGTTGCGAGGATGGGTGCTGACGGAGTAATAATAGATGGTCACGGTGCAGGTACAGGTGCTACACCCGTGGTAATAAGGGATAACGTGGGGATTCCAATAGAGTTAGCTGTGGCTATAAGCGATCGTGTACTTAGGGAGCAGAGTATGAGGGATAAGTTTACTATAATTGCTGCAGGTAGGGTAGCTGATGCGACTGATGCGGCGAAACTGATCGCTTTGGGAGCAGATGTTGTTAGTATAGGTACTGGTGCCTTAATAGCGATGGGTTGTGCAATGGTCCATAAGTGTCATATTGGCTCGTGCCCTTCAGCCTTGACTAATAAGATAGACGGGACTAGAGAGCTTGATATGGAGTTCGGCTTTAAGACCCTAACTAATTACATTAGAGGCTTTACATTGGAGTTAGCTAACATACTCGAAAATCTGGGCCTTAGTAGTCTAAAGGAATTAAAGAATAGGAGGGATTTATTAGTAGGTAAGGGACTATCAAGGGAGACGCTTGAAGTTTTAGGAATTGAAGGTGAAGAGGAGGAGTTACCGCCGAAATTAGGTGAGCTTTGGAGCAAGAGGAGGAAAGTATATCTTCACGAGTTGATAAACAAGGGTGAGCCCGTGATAACAAGCATGGGGAGTACTGCACCACCTGATGTAGAAAAACCCGCTAGGATCGTTGACTGGCTTAGGTCAGATGGTGCTCAGGTTACAAGACCCTCAATAGACCCCTATAGAGAAGATATTGACACTAGCTTCTATCTGGCTCAAGGGAGGTTCTACTTGTCTCTACCTATAATATTTGACGTTACTGATGCTCAGTCTGAAGTGAGGGAAGCTTTGAGTTGGGCTGCTCTGGCTCTAAGCTCTGGAGTTTTCTCATTGGAGACGGACATCAGATACTCAGAAGTTTCTATAACCTCTGATGGTAAAGGAGCTATGACGTGGAGTCAGGATTATAAACCTTTCACTTACGTATGTTTGCCTTCCTCTTCGGAGGCTATAGAAGAGGTAATGGAGTTGAAGGGTGTTCTAGGATTTATATTCAACGAGGATATTGGCAATGAAGATCTAGAAATAGTAATATCAGAAGTTGATACTAAGCTCAAAGAGATGGGAGTAAGGAAGAAGTTTGACTTGATAGCGAAGTCCAGTAGGATAAGGGACTCTGGAGACGTATTTAAGTTTGTGGCGTTGGGAGCTGATAGTGTTATAATGAGTCATAAGGTATTGGATGTAGCGATAGGTGAAGGTTCTAGGTCGGGATTAAAGGATAAGGCCTTTAATTTGATAGCGGGGTTTAAGAAGGAGATCGCATTGTTAGCTGGTGCTGCAGGTGTATATAGTGTACAGTCCTCCCTAACTGGAAATAGGGAATTGTTAAGGGCTGTTAACCTGAACTCTTACGTGTTGAAAAAACTGAGAGTTAAGGTGGCTGGTTCGTTATGA
- a CDS encoding nascent polypeptide-associated complex protein, translated as MLGIKTEQIDALRVIIELQDKTLVIENPSVLKMTQQGQEIYTVIGSAKEQVKEQKIEIRDEDVKFVMEQTGKSEAEVRQALQKTNGDIAQAILLLTSGEGKGST; from the coding sequence ATGCTAGGGATAAAGACAGAACAAATAGACGCCTTGAGAGTAATTATTGAGCTACAAGATAAAACTTTGGTAATTGAAAACCCGTCAGTTCTTAAAATGACACAACAAGGGCAGGAGATATATACAGTCATAGGAAGTGCTAAGGAACAAGTTAAGGAACAGAAAATAGAAATCAGGGATGAGGACGTGAAATTCGTGATGGAACAGACGGGTAAGAGTGAAGCTGAAGTTAGACAAGCGTTACAAAAGACTAACGGTGATATAGCGCAGGCTATATTACTTTTAACAAGCGGAGAGGGAAAAGGTAGTACATGA